ATTACCCTTCCCGTCGGCGACGGCTTGACCCTGCTGCTGAAGAAATAACCGGAGAAACCCTAATGAACCGAATCGGCACATTACTGCTTTCCACCGTTTTTCTACTGAACGCCTGCGCAAGCGCAGCATCCCAAGCGGCCGAACCGCCAAACGCAACCGAGCAGCCTGCCGCCAACGGCATCCCCTACCCCGAGCCCGATTTACACAGCCAAATCAACCATCTCGGCATTCGGGTCGCACGCTTGGAAAACCAAATCGAACGGCTCCAGCAGCAAATCGAACAACTGGAACACAGAAAACGGCAAGCCCTGCCCGCCCCCGTTCCCTATCACTTTCCGACGCAGCACACACCGGCGGACAGCGTCCAGCCCCAAGCCGTACAAACCCTTAGGGAAGCCCAACAGCAATACCGCCAAGGCAACTATGCCGCTGCCGCTGCCCTATTGAAAACCGCAGACGGCGGTAACGGCGACGAAACCGCACGTCTGAGCCTGTATCTGCTGTTTCAAAGCCACTTCCGTTTAGGCAATTGCGAATCCGCCATTCAAACCGGCCTGCGCTACGCCAACCGCTTCCGCGGCAACGACGAAGCACCCGAAGCCTTATACCGTGTTGCCGAGTGCCAAGCCAAAATGCAGCAGAAAGACATTGCCCGCGACACATGGAGCAAGCTGATCCAAACCTACCCCGAAAGCAAAGCCGCCAAACAGGCATACAAAAAACTAAACGTACGTTAACAATAAGGCCGTCTGAAAAATATCGATTTTCAGACGGCCTGCGTATTCAACCCCAATTTTAAAGGAAATTCTTATGGTACAAGTCGGTATCATCATGGGCAGCAACAGCGATTGGCCCGTTATGCAGCACGCCGCCCAATTCTTAAAACAATTCGGCGTCGAATTCGAAGCGCGCGTCGTCTCCGCCCACCGCACCCCCGATTTGATGTTCGAATACGCCGAAACCGCCCGCGAACGCGGCATTAAAGCCATTATCGCAGGTGCAGGAGGCGCCGCACATCTGCCCGGCATGGTTGCCGCCAAAACCACCGTACCCGTTTTAGGCGTGCCCGTTCCCAGCAAATACCTGCGCGGAGAAGATTCCCTGCTCTCTATCGTGCAAATGCCCAAAGGCGTACCCGTCGCCACCTTCGCCATAGGTGAAGCCGGCGCCGCCAATGCCGCCCTGTTTGCCGTGTCTCTGCTGGCAAACGAAAACCCCGATTTGGCGCAAAAACTGGCACACTTCCGCGCCAAACAGGCACAAACTGTTTTAGAAATGACGTTGCCGGAAGCGGAATAAACTTAATTAGCCAACAAAAAAGCCGTCTGCAAACCCTTCAGTTTACAGGCGGCTTTTTTGCTGC
Above is a genomic segment from Neisseria weaveri containing:
- a CDS encoding tetratricopeptide repeat protein, giving the protein MNRIGTLLLSTVFLLNACASAASQAAEPPNATEQPAANGIPYPEPDLHSQINHLGIRVARLENQIERLQQQIEQLEHRKRQALPAPVPYHFPTQHTPADSVQPQAVQTLREAQQQYRQGNYAAAAALLKTADGGNGDETARLSLYLLFQSHFRLGNCESAIQTGLRYANRFRGNDEAPEALYRVAECQAKMQQKDIARDTWSKLIQTYPESKAAKQAYKKLNVR
- the purE gene encoding 5-(carboxyamino)imidazole ribonucleotide mutase; amino-acid sequence: MVQVGIIMGSNSDWPVMQHAAQFLKQFGVEFEARVVSAHRTPDLMFEYAETARERGIKAIIAGAGGAAHLPGMVAAKTTVPVLGVPVPSKYLRGEDSLLSIVQMPKGVPVATFAIGEAGAANAALFAVSLLANENPDLAQKLAHFRAKQAQTVLEMTLPEAE